The genomic window CATCTCTCACCAGGTGAGACAGTAAGTGTTCTATCTCTCACCAGGTAAGGCAGAAAGTGTTCCATCTCCCACCAGGTAAGACGGTAAGTGTTCTATCTCCCACCAGGTGAGACAGGAAGTGTTCCATCTCCCACCAGGTGAGACAGGAAGTGTTCTATCTCCCTACAGGTAAGACACTTAGTGTTCTATCTCCCACCAGGTAAGACAGTAAGTGTTCTATCTCCCACCAGGTAAGGCAGAAAGTGTTCTATCTCCCTACAGGTAAGACACTTAGTGTTCTATCTCCCACCAGGTGAGACAGTAAGTGTTCTATCTCTCACCAGGTGTTCTATCTCCCACCAGGTAAGGCTCTCCACAGACTGAAGAAGCCTGACCAGGCGCGGCAGGTGTGGCAGTCGGCCCTCTCCAGGTACGGAGACTTCCAGGTGTTGTCTGAGATCCTGGGCTGCATCCAATGTCTGGAGGAGGACAAGTCTGGCCCTACTCAGACTCAACTGTCTACAAAGGTTACCACATCTTTCTATTTCTGAGTATTCATCAACAACTGTTAAAAAGCTTCCTTAAACAGCAGATCAAAGTAAAAAACTGTATAACAATTAATGACAACAATTTAGCAACAAGTTTTTCCTGTGTAACAACTGCATTCAAGTGCTGCTATTACTATACGTGTATATATACCCCCATGTTAATTAGGTCACCCTGtataataagcccattcacggttccaactacgcatgtgcagtgtcaaaggtaacggcccccgagacgtaaacaaaacccgtcggggcgttgttatgcaaatctagacaatgtcgagacgagcactgtttacaagccgggggccttcacctttgacactgcacatgcgtagttggaaccgtgaatgggcttatcaTGTGTGATACATTGATAATCATACTATTAAAGCATGGCCCGACCTTGTCTGTAATGATTTGAGTCTAGGTAACATTGATGTGATTTGTGTGATAGCTGATTCATTAGTCCTTGCAGCTGTAGTCCATCCTTTTGCTGAAAATTTGTTGAGCTAATGGTGTTGAAACTGACGAGGTCCTGTTGTGTGTCCAGGTGAATGGAGACTCTGGAGACAGTGAGAGGTCGACGACCCCAGCACACCTGCAGGAAGGGACAGCACAGGGTCAGGACAGCAAGAAAACACCAGGCGGGATAGCAGAGGGTCAGGACAGCAAGAAAACAACAGGAGGGACAGCTGAAGATCAGGAGAGCAAGAAAACAACAGGAGGCTTTCTGGATCCCAAGAGCTCAGAGTTCCAGGTGGCACGGGGTTTCCTACTTGTGAACGAAGGGAACTACGATGACGCCATCAAGCTATTCAACACCATCCTCCAGCTGCACCCCATGACGTACAAGGCTTACGTCGGGAGGGGGACGGCGTATGCCATGACCAGACAGTTGCTGAAGGCAGAGGCAGATTTCACCCAGGCTCTCACGCTGGAACCGAAGGAAACGGAAATCTGGAAACGGCGCGGTCAGGTCCGAGCGGCCTTGGGCCAGGAGAGCCAAGCCATCGAGGACTTGAACCAAGCCCAGTCCATCTGTAAAGAGGTTGATGTAGACATACAGAAGGAGGTCGGACTGATCTATCAGGCAAAGGGCGACAACGTCTCCGCACTCATGCACTTCAAGAGGGCCGAGAAAGTCCTCCTGGCGAAGCAGAAACGCGGAGAGCTGAACAAGTCTCAGGCCAAGACCCTCTGGAACGCCATGGGCCTCTGTCAGAACAGTCTGGGCTACTGTATGGACGCCGTGGTCGCCCAGCAACGGGCGTTAGACCTAGATCCGGATTTTCGCGAATCCATCGTAAACATGGCCCAGGCGTATAAGGATTACGGGAACTTTGAGAAGGCAGACGAGCTGTTCAGTCGAGCGCTGCAGCTGGAGCCGAGCTGCGTGACCACGCTGAACCTCCACGGCCTGTGTCTGTACGGGGCGGGGCGGATCCGCCGCAGCTACGACACGCACTGTAGACTCCTGGAAGTCGCCCCTCACAACGAAGACTGTCTGTACATGCATGGCATCAGCGCACAAGCGCTGGGGCTGTTCCGCAAAGCCGCGGAGAGTTTCTCCAGTCTGAATGCCATGAATCCTGGCCACTGGGCCTACTACACCCGGGAGCTGTGCCTCTTCCAGCACCACCACCTGGATATGCCCATGAAGGATTACAACGCAGACATCGAGCTCCACGAGTGTTTTAAAGAGGCGTGGACCAAGAGACTTGACCCCACTAATCTGACCTTTGACTACTGCAAGCAAGCTGACTTTAGTCCAGACATTGCTGATGTGGATCAAAATCCAATACTTAGTAATGCAGCAAGAGACGTTGCAAAGGTACGAACCTCCATTAGTGATAACAACTTTATAATTAGATATGGTAGTCTTTTCAGGAAAAGTTTTGCTCCTAATAGTAATATTGCTTAAATAAAGTACTGGGGTGTTCTATATCATGACACAATTTcagaattacattttttttttgcgatAGAGATATGCCAGGGTAAGAAGCGAATCCTTTTgctaggtactgtaaatgcagaaatgttcgtggtggttttatgttcacggtttttgctgCAAccatttcactgcaaacttaaaaccatcgcaaacttTTTTGTCTGATACTGTGGCGGTATGTGTCTATAGCCctgccatgaacttaaaaccaccaaggtcactccattttccccttagcgcgagaTTAAAACCAAGCGAgcttaaatgcatgtacagtatcaatCTCGGACAAAAGATGAAATCAGATAGAAAAATAAAAGACGGTGTCTGTTCCCCACGGTGCAGGTAGCGTTTCCCCTGGCTGGCAGGCTGCAGTACGACACCCCAGGGTTCCTGGTGAACAGTAAGCAGCACCGCTGGTTTGGCCTGGCTATGGTGG from Branchiostoma lanceolatum isolate klBraLanc5 chromosome 4, klBraLanc5.hap2, whole genome shotgun sequence includes these protein-coding regions:
- the LOC136434141 gene encoding uncharacterized protein is translated as MADTGLPDVLVSSQRHYIEGRYNDAIKLLSLALKDKGRSLEAKDIAAVHCNLASCYLKLGLLRKVVSCCDAAIKADAASLQAYLYKGKALHRLKKPDQARQVWQSALSRYGDFQVLSEILGCIQCLEEDKSGPTQTQLSTKVNGDSGDSERSTTPAHLQEGTAQGQDSKKTPGGIAEGQDSKKTTGGTAEDQESKKTTGGFLDPKSSEFQVARGFLLVNEGNYDDAIKLFNTILQLHPMTYKAYVGRGTAYAMTRQLLKAEADFTQALTLEPKETEIWKRRGQVRAALGQESQAIEDLNQAQSICKEVDVDIQKEVGLIYQAKGDNVSALMHFKRAEKVLLAKQKRGELNKSQAKTLWNAMGLCQNSLGYCMDAVVAQQRALDLDPDFRESIVNMAQAYKDYGNFEKADELFSRALQLEPSCVTTLNLHGLCLYGAGRIRRSYDTHCRLLEVAPHNEDCLYMHGISAQALGLFRKAAESFSSLNAMNPGHWAYYTRELCLFQHHHLDMPMKDYNADIELHECFKEAWTKRLDPTNLTFDYCKQADFSPDIADVDQNPILSNAARDVAKVAFPLAGRLQYDTPGFLVNSKQHRWFGLAMVDMAQTVQRVWRVMRKQDTGGSIMVTGRASSGCRTSHVFGWRDLFDIAVKWRQASEPNDPVWWVDLLNQETFTEGFGSQTPMILGQCHVVRYYPYWKKAFPLMKDLMKDQCTPSPAQLEQIKEAKTPHDLYAIRSHDFYVATPCHSQAVLGRIMEGTRLTVQKKTRYGYTCSIRTPGTPARWKQFDQEMAHAWEKLCEEAVRANPDPRAMYELSATLAYYWYNFMPLSRGSAACGLLSLHAVLLAMDLQIDRPIPAGLQVDWEAIFLPTPRDFIAMLDDWVGSSLHHIDSSPLNSLPNVSETFSTLRSILEILNYEKSL